The genomic interval AAAAAGGCCATAGGATTGCATTCGTACAGTAGGCGCAGTTTACCTTGTGGGTGACTTAAAGTACTTGGGTAAAGATAAATACCGCCTTTAAGTAAGTTTCGATGAAAATCAGATACTAAAGAACCAATATAGCGTGAAGTGTAAGGGCGACCGTCTTCAGGGACATTTTCTTGGCAGTATTTTATGTATTTTTTTACCCCGAGCGGGAAGCGAATGTAGTTGCCTTCGTTAATTGAATAAATATTGCCTTGGTCTGGGATCATCATATTTTCATGCGATAAGCAAAAAGTGCCAATCGAAGGGTCATAGGTAAAACCATTCACACCGTTACCTGTGGTGTAAACTAACATGGTGGAAGAGCCGTAAACCACATACCCGGCGGCGACTTGTTTGTGCCCTGGTTGCAGGAAGTCCTCTTGCGTTGGAGGGCTGCCAATCGGCGAGACGCGGCGGTAGATAGAGAAAATAGTGCCAACAGACACATTGACGTCGATGTTGCTTGAACCATCTAGTGGATCCATCAGTACGACGTACTTGGCATTTTTATTCAGGTCTTTTCGAAAGGCAACGGCTTCGTCTTCTTCTTCGCTGGCGACGCCACACACTTGATCGCGCGCTTCTAATGCCGATTTAAACTTTTCATTGGCGTAAACATCGAGCTTTTGCTGTGCTTCGCCTTGTACATTGTCCGTGCCCACTGCACCGGTAATATCGACTAATCCAGCTTTGTTGATCTCGCGGTTAACGATTTTAGCGGCTAGGCGAATAGAAGAAAGCAATGACGATAAATCGCCGCTGGCATGGGGAAAGTCCGCTTGTTTTTCGACAATAAACTCGCCGAGGGTACGGTTATCTGACATACAGTTTCCTTACTAGAATTGAAATTATGGGGTCATATCAAGGTTTCGATAACATTACATTTAGTTTAAATTGAATAACTTTTTACGCGTACTGAACTAATTGCGCGACTTCACAAATCATTGAATCTATTTGCAATAAATTTTCATCGCTATACAGTGTGGATGACATGGGCAAAAAAGCGATAATAGACACTGTTTCGCATAGGCAAGGGCACTCAATCCTTTGTGGTATGTCTCACCTGACACTTGAGTTTTCGACCTGAGTAAAGCAACGAAAAAAGGAACATTATGCACATTCATATTCTCGGTATTTGCGGTACCTTTATGGGCGGTATTGCTGTGTTAGCTCGCGAACTCGGTCATAAAGTTACCGGATCTGATGCCAATGTTTATCCGCCGATGAGCACGATGCTTGAATCCCAAGGCATTGAAATAATTCAGGGATTTGATGATTCACAACTCAAACCACATCCCGACCTTGTCATCATTGGCAATGCCATGAGCCGTGGGAACCCGTGTGTTGAATACGTACTTAACCACAACCTGCGTTATACCTCTGGGCCGCAATGGCTACAAGAGGGATTATTGTTCGATCGCTGGGTCTTAGCTGTGGCCGGTACCCATGGAAAAACCACCACATCCAGCATGCTTACTTGGATTTTAGAACACAATGGTTACCAACCTGGCTTTTTGGTCGGCGGCGTGTTAGGTAACTTCGGTATTTCGGCGCGTTTGGGGAATAGTCCGTTTTTTGTCGTTGAAGCGGACGAATATGACAGTGCTTTTTTCGATAAGCGTTCTAAGTTTGTTCACTATCGTCCTCGCAGTGTGATTTTAAACAACCTTGAGTTCGATCATGCCGACATCTTCGAGGATTTAGCGGCGATTCAGAAGCAATTTCATCATTTAGTCAGAACGGTCCCAGGTCAGGGAAAAGTGTTTTTGCCCGCCGATGAGCCGGCGTTAAAGCAAGTTTTAGATCGCGGTTGCTGGAGTGAGTGTGAATATCTGCACGCCGACAACGGTTGGTCAGCGCGAAAGTTGTCGCCGGATGGCAGTCATTTTGAGGTGTATTTCCAACAACAGAACGTCGGCGAGGTAAAATGGTCATTAATTGGCGATCACAACGTCAACAATGCCTTGATGGCGATTGCGGCGGCTCGCCATGTCGGTGTCGTCGCTGAGCACAGTTGTGAAGCTTTAGGGCTGTTTGTCAATACCCAACGACGTATGGAGCTCAAAGGCGAGGTCGAAGGAGTGAAGGTCTATGACGATTTCGCTCACCACCCAACCGCGATTGATCTCACCATTGCCGGTTTGCGTAACCATATACAGCCTATCTTAAAGCAGGGCGAACCGTCGCGCCTGGTGGCGGTACTTGAAGCGCGCTCAGCAACCATGAAGCAAGGCGTACATAAAGACAGCTTAGCGCAATCATTGGCCAGTGCTGATGTGATTTATCTGTATCAAGATCCGGATCTGCCTTGGTCGCTCGAGGAAGTGGCCGCTCAATGTAAGCAGCCTGTTCACGTGCTCAATAACATAGAACAATTGAGCCAGCAACTGGTGTCGGACAGTCTGGAGGGGGATCATCTTTTGATCATGAGTAACGGCGGTTTTGGTGGTTTACATCAAAAAGTGATCGACGGTTTACGCCGCCAAGCTTTACGCGCTGCGGTGCGTTAGGCCCGTCTTTTACAACGACAAAAACAACAGTCAGTGAAGTGGAAAAATACAATGCCAACAGCCGTTCAACCTAGCTATCAACGTACACAAAAAGCCATTACTCTCGCCTGGACGGGGGCATCGGGTGCGCCTTATGGTCTGCGCCTTTTGGAGTGTTTGTTAGCGGCAGATTATCAAGTGTATTTGCTGATCTCATCTGCGGCTCGTGTGGTACTTGCCACCGAGGAAGGGCTCCAATTACCGAGCGGGCCTCAGGCGGCACACGCGTTCTTAGTCGAGCGCTTTCAATGTGATGCCGAGCAGTTAATCGTCTGTGGTAAAGAAGATTGGTTTTCACCGGTTGCCTCGGGTTCGGCGGCGCCAAAGCAAATGGTGGTTTGCCCATGCTCCGCTGGTAGTGTGGCGGCGATTGCCCATGGTATGTCTGACAATTTGATTGAGCGTGCTGCGGATGTGGTACTCAAAGAGCGCGGTCAGTTAATGTTGGTGGTGCGAGAAACGCCATTCTCGACGCTGCACCTTGAAAATATGCACAAACTTTCCGCCATGGGGGTGACCATCATGCCCGCAGCCCCTGGCTTTTATCATCAACCACAAAGCATTGAAGACCTGGTCGACTTCATGGTAGCTCGAGTGTTGGATCACCTTGGCATCGATCAAGGGCTAGTTCCGCGCTGGGGCTATAATCCTCGACAACGACCGCATACCTAAGGGTGAATCGACTCCGGGGCTCATCGCGTTTATCAGCGGGCTTAACGTGGCTCGAATCACTAAAATTTGTTGTGACAGTAGCCAATTGTTTTTTGGCTCAGTACAATGTCTCAAACTCAACGGGGAGCCTAACTGTCTGACAGTGGCTGAGATCGGTTAAGCCGGGACCCGCATCGTCATCGCGAGTGATGATACCACCTGAACCAGATAATGCTGGCGTAGGAATTGAGATGAGAACCCCCTCTCCCCCTCAAGTCTCCTGTGCCGCTCAAACACGGAGAGCGAGCAAGTGATAGCACCGATTAAATCTTCCTTTACCACCACGATGGTGGCGATAAGCGCTTTAGTAAGTAGTCACGCTTGGGCTGAGAAGCCAGTGCTTCAAGTCTATACCTACGACTCTTTTGCCTCAGATTGGGGCCCAGGGCCGAAAGTGAAAACGGGTTTTGAACAACAGTGTGGCTGTGAAGTGCAATTTGTCAGCTTAGACGACGGCGTATCCATTCTCAATCGCTTGCGTTTAGAGGGAAAAAACAGCCAAGCCGATATCGCGCTTGGTTTGGATAACAACTTGATCAATGAAGCTCAAAAAACCGGCTTATTTGCCGACTACCAATTGGACTCGGCGAAACTGACGCTGCCGAATGGTTGGCAAAACACCACGTTCTTACCCTATGACTATGGCTACTTTTCCTTCGTATACAACAAGGAAAAACTGAGTAACCCCCCGAGCTCTTTTGCACAATTGGTCGAGCGCCAAGACCTGCGTATTATTTATCAAGATCCGCGCACTTCAACGCCAGGGCAAGGCTTGATGCTGTGGGTGAAAGCGTTATACGGCGATAAGGCTTCATCGGTGTGGAAGGCGTTGGCCAAGCAGACCGTAACGGTCACCAAGGGCTGGTCAGAAGCTTATTCATTATTCCTAAAAGGGGAGTCCGATATGGTTTTGTCGTACACGACTTCCCCGGCTTATCACTTAATTGCTGAAGGCGATGATCAGTACGCGGCGACGTCCTTTAGCGAAGGGGAATACGTGCAGGTTGAAGTCGCCGCCGCGTTGAAGAACGCTCCTCATCCTGAGTTGGCTCAAGCCTTTTTAAACTACTTAGTGAGCGATGACGTGCAGAGTATTATTCCTACCACCAACTGGATGTATCCCGTCACGGACGTTGCGTTACCGGAAGGTTATCGCGGTCTTGCTAAGCCGACCAAAGTCTTGAGTTTACCGGCAGAAGAGGTGGCGACTCATCGTCGAGATTGGATTCGCGAGTGGCAACAAGCCTTGACCCACTAAGAGAACGATGATTTTGTTTGTTGTTATGTTAGAGGTACTCGGGTTATGAACACTCGCGTGCCAAAAATGGGGCTGGTGATTGCCAGCCTCATTGTTGTTTTAGTGGTCAGTGCATTAAGCGCCTTACTGATGCAAAGTGCTCATTTACCTATTGAACAGCTGTGGCAAGACCCATACCTTCGTCATGTAACTTGGTTTAGTTTTTTGCAAGCCAGTTTGTCGACTGTTTTGAGTGTGGGCTTGGCGATCCCCGTGGCTCATGCTTTATCGCGTAGCCAATTTCGCGGCCGTCATGTCGTCCTGAAGATTTTCTCATCGACCTTGGTGCTACCGGTTCTCGTTGGGGTGTTTGGCCTGTTGACTATTTACGGCAATCGCGGCTATTTGGCGTCATTGCTGACAACCTTGGGTGTGGAACATTCCTTTTCTATTTACGGTCTCGGCGGCATTCTACTCGCGCATGTTTTTTTTAATTTGCCTTACGCCGCGCGTTTACTGCTGCAGAGCTTAGAGAGCATTCCGTACGAACAGCACTTATTGGCGGCGCACTTAGGTATGAACAGTGTTGAGAAATTTCGCACGGTAGAATGGCCTTGGTTACGCCAGCAAGTGCCTGCGATTGCCGGGTTGGTGTTTATGCTGTGTTTCACCAGTTTTGCGACTGTCATGGCATTAGGGGGCGGCCCAAAGTCCACAACGATTGAATTGGCTATTTATCAGGCGATTAAGTTTGATTTTGATTTGGCAACGGGGGCGATATTGGCCATTTGGCAAATGCTCTTGTGTGGCACTATGGCGATCGTATTGCAAAAAGGACAAAATGCGCTGCCATCGAATCAAGGCGCGACACCGGTAGAGCCAGTGACACAATTTCAATCCTCGCGAGCACAGCATTGGAATCGCGTTTGGATTGCTGTTGCGATTGCTTTTGTTATTCCGCCTTTGCTCAGTGTTATTCACAGTGGCCTTAATTCACAGTGGTTTGATGTGGTTAGTGATAGCCGTTACTGGCAGGCGATGTTGAACTCGTTTAAAGTGGCCAGCTTGGCCAGTGTATTGGCGGTGTGCGGCGCGGTCTTTACTCAGGCCACCAGTCGTTATTGGCGCTTGCGTGATCATCGCAAAGCCGCGGATCACTTAGATCTCATTGCGACCATTATTTTAGTAACCCCGGGTTTGGTATTGAGTACCGGGCTGTTTTTGTTGTTGCGCTACTGGGCCAACGCTTTTGATTATGCCTTTGAAGTTGTGGTGCTGATCAATGGGTTAATGGCCTTGCCGTACACGGTGAAAAGCCTAGCGCAACCGATGTTTAAGTTAGAGCAAGACTATCAATATCTGTGTCAAACCTTAGGATTAACGGGGTGGCAGCGTTGGTGTGTCGTGGAGTGGCGAGCGTTACGTGCCCCATTAGCCCACGCTTTGGCGATCAGTTTTATGTTTTCACTGGGGGATTTAAGCGTGGTCGCCCTTTTTGGCAGTGCTGATTTTGCCACTTTGCCTTTCTACCTTTATCAATTGTTGGGCAGTTATCAAACCTCGGCGGCGGCAGTCGTGGCTTTGACTTTATTAGTGTTGAGTTTGCTGTGCTTTACCTTGAGTGAGCAGCTGTTAAAAAAGCGCACTGTTCAAGCACCACGGTCAACGAAAAAAGCGCGTTTCACGAACGGTAAGACCGCAAAGCGAAACGAGACAACCGTGTTACATTCTAAAACCAAGTCAAGAGGTAAGGACCAGCTACAATGACGCACCAGGAGACCCCGTTATTTTCTTTACAACAAGTGATTTATGACTATCAAAACGAACGCTTTGCTTTTGATCTTAACTTATATCAAGGACAAATACTCGCCTTGATGGGGCCAAGTGGTGCCGGTAAATCGACCTTGTTGGCGCTTGCGGCAGGCTTTATCTCACCGCTCTCTGGCCAGGTGCGTATCGACGGGCAAGACATGACAAGGTGCTTACCTCATCAGCGCCCTTTGGCATTTTTGTTTCAAGAGCATAACCTCTTTCACCATTTAAGCGTGGCCGACAATATTGCTTTGGGGATTCACCCAGGCCTAAAACTGTCGGTGAGTGAGAAACAGGCCGTACACGAGGCGGCAAAGCAGGTTGGATTGGGTGAGCGCTTAACTCGTTTGCCTGAACAGCTCTCCGGCGGACAGAAACAACGGGTGGCTCTGGCGCGTTGTTTTGTGCAAAACAAAAAGATTTGGCTACTCGATGAGCCATTTTCAGCCCTAGATCCTCAGTTGCGTATTGAAATGTTAGAGCTGGTGTCGAGGTTAGCCAAAGAGCGAGGAGTCAGTGTTGTGATGGTCACTCATCACTTAACCGATGCCCGTGCCATTGCCTCTCACGTGGCTTATATGTCACAGGGTCAAGTCAAGGTTATCGAGCCGGTAGAGCATTTTAATCAGCAGCACTCAGATGAGGCCATTCGACGCTTTGTGCAAGCGGGTGAGTAAAGTTGCGGTGAGCGCTCAGGGCTGGAAAACGGAACTCATTCACCAGCTCGTATCAGTCATCCATTTGTATAAGTAAGCAAGATAAGTAACCACGATAAGTAACCAAGGCGCAAGACGCGCCTGGTTGTTTACTCTTGTTCACTGGCCTCTTGCAGTGCTTTTAACATTTGAAATATTTCCCGATACGCTTTTGCGGGTTTGCCTGCCGATTGCTCTTTTTTCGCTTGACGAGCAAGCTGGCGCAGGCGCTGACGGTCAGCATCGGGGTACAGTTCTAACACATCGCTAATGGCTTCATCACCGTCGCTGACCACGCGATCACGCAGTTGCTCAAGTTTGTGTAACACCGCAGTAACCTGAGAGTGCTTGTTGCGCACTTTGTCGAGTGCTGCCTGAATCGGTTCGGGGTCTTCATGGCGCATCATCTTGCCAATGTATTGTAACTGACGTCGACGAGCTTCGTTTTTAAAGCGCTGTGCATCGGCAATCGCATCGCGCATGTCATCGCTCAAAGGAAACTTAGCTAAGACACTGGGTTTTAAATCGACCAGTTCTTCACCCAACTTTTGCAACTCTTCCATGTCGCGTTTCATTTCGGATTTACTGACCCAAATGATCTCTTCTTCCGGTTCCCAAGGCGCTTTTTGATTTTTGCGTGCCATTGTTTTTTGCCTATTCGTTATTGCTTAACATTAAGTGACCTTATTTTAGCAAGAATCTTGGGGAGAAAGCGAAATTCTTGTTATCCTATAGGAAAGACACAGACAGGTTCGATTGGTTATGGATATAAAACAGCAAGTTGCAACACAAGGTGCCGAGCTAGAAACAGCCGTCGCCAAAGCTTTAGAGATGGCGGCTCGTCAAGCCGATGCGGCAGAGGTCGCGATCAGCAAATCCACGGGGCTTTCTGTCTCTACTCGCCAATGCGATGTAGAGAATGTCGAATTTAA from Vibrio sp. HB236076 carries:
- the thiP gene encoding thiamine/thiamine pyrophosphate ABC transporter permease, coding for MNTRVPKMGLVIASLIVVLVVSALSALLMQSAHLPIEQLWQDPYLRHVTWFSFLQASLSTVLSVGLAIPVAHALSRSQFRGRHVVLKIFSSTLVLPVLVGVFGLLTIYGNRGYLASLLTTLGVEHSFSIYGLGGILLAHVFFNLPYAARLLLQSLESIPYEQHLLAAHLGMNSVEKFRTVEWPWLRQQVPAIAGLVFMLCFTSFATVMALGGGPKSTTIELAIYQAIKFDFDLATGAILAIWQMLLCGTMAIVLQKGQNALPSNQGATPVEPVTQFQSSRAQHWNRVWIAVAIAFVIPPLLSVIHSGLNSQWFDVVSDSRYWQAMLNSFKVASLASVLAVCGAVFTQATSRYWRLRDHRKAADHLDLIATIILVTPGLVLSTGLFLLLRYWANAFDYAFEVVVLINGLMALPYTVKSLAQPMFKLEQDYQYLCQTLGLTGWQRWCVVEWRALRAPLAHALAISFMFSLGDLSVVALFGSADFATLPFYLYQLLGSYQTSAAAVVALTLLVLSLLCFTLSEQLLKKRTVQAPRSTKKARFTNGKTAKRNETTVLHSKTKSRGKDQLQ
- the thiB gene encoding thiamine ABC transporter substrate binding subunit, producing the protein MVAISALVSSHAWAEKPVLQVYTYDSFASDWGPGPKVKTGFEQQCGCEVQFVSLDDGVSILNRLRLEGKNSQADIALGLDNNLINEAQKTGLFADYQLDSAKLTLPNGWQNTTFLPYDYGYFSFVYNKEKLSNPPSSFAQLVERQDLRIIYQDPRTSTPGQGLMLWVKALYGDKASSVWKALAKQTVTVTKGWSEAYSLFLKGESDMVLSYTTSPAYHLIAEGDDQYAATSFSEGEYVQVEVAAALKNAPHPELAQAFLNYLVSDDVQSIIPTTNWMYPVTDVALPEGYRGLAKPTKVLSLPAEEVATHRRDWIREWQQALTH
- the yjgA gene encoding ribosome biogenesis factor YjgA translates to MARKNQKAPWEPEEEIIWVSKSEMKRDMEELQKLGEELVDLKPSVLAKFPLSDDMRDAIADAQRFKNEARRRQLQYIGKMMRHEDPEPIQAALDKVRNKHSQVTAVLHKLEQLRDRVVSDGDEAISDVLELYPDADRQRLRQLARQAKKEQSAGKPAKAYREIFQMLKALQEASEQE
- the fbp gene encoding class 1 fructose-bisphosphatase, producing the protein MSDNRTLGEFIVEKQADFPHASGDLSSLLSSIRLAAKIVNREINKAGLVDITGAVGTDNVQGEAQQKLDVYANEKFKSALEARDQVCGVASEEEDEAVAFRKDLNKNAKYVVLMDPLDGSSNIDVNVSVGTIFSIYRRVSPIGSPPTQEDFLQPGHKQVAAGYVVYGSSTMLVYTTGNGVNGFTYDPSIGTFCLSHENMMIPDQGNIYSINEGNYIRFPLGVKKYIKYCQENVPEDGRPYTSRYIGSLVSDFHRNLLKGGIYLYPSTLSHPQGKLRLLYECNPMAFLMEQAGGKASDGEQRILDIVPTELHQRVPFFVGTTKMVDKVEQFLTDFPE
- the mpl gene encoding UDP-N-acetylmuramate:L-alanyl-gamma-D-glutamyl-meso-diaminopimelate ligase translates to MHIHILGICGTFMGGIAVLARELGHKVTGSDANVYPPMSTMLESQGIEIIQGFDDSQLKPHPDLVIIGNAMSRGNPCVEYVLNHNLRYTSGPQWLQEGLLFDRWVLAVAGTHGKTTTSSMLTWILEHNGYQPGFLVGGVLGNFGISARLGNSPFFVVEADEYDSAFFDKRSKFVHYRPRSVILNNLEFDHADIFEDLAAIQKQFHHLVRTVPGQGKVFLPADEPALKQVLDRGCWSECEYLHADNGWSARKLSPDGSHFEVYFQQQNVGEVKWSLIGDHNVNNALMAIAAARHVGVVAEHSCEALGLFVNTQRRMELKGEVEGVKVYDDFAHHPTAIDLTIAGLRNHIQPILKQGEPSRLVAVLEARSATMKQGVHKDSLAQSLASADVIYLYQDPDLPWSLEEVAAQCKQPVHVLNNIEQLSQQLVSDSLEGDHLLIMSNGGFGGLHQKVIDGLRRQALRAAVR
- the thiQ gene encoding thiamine ABC transporter ATP-binding protein codes for the protein MTHQETPLFSLQQVIYDYQNERFAFDLNLYQGQILALMGPSGAGKSTLLALAAGFISPLSGQVRIDGQDMTRCLPHQRPLAFLFQEHNLFHHLSVADNIALGIHPGLKLSVSEKQAVHEAAKQVGLGERLTRLPEQLSGGQKQRVALARCFVQNKKIWLLDEPFSALDPQLRIEMLELVSRLAKERGVSVVMVTHHLTDARAIASHVAYMSQGQVKVIEPVEHFNQQHSDEAIRRFVQAGE
- a CDS encoding flavin prenyltransferase UbiX encodes the protein MPTAVQPSYQRTQKAITLAWTGASGAPYGLRLLECLLAADYQVYLLISSAARVVLATEEGLQLPSGPQAAHAFLVERFQCDAEQLIVCGKEDWFSPVASGSAAPKQMVVCPCSAGSVAAIAHGMSDNLIERAADVVLKERGQLMLVVRETPFSTLHLENMHKLSAMGVTIMPAAPGFYHQPQSIEDLVDFMVARVLDHLGIDQGLVPRWGYNPRQRPHT